The Carassius carassius chromosome 9, fCarCar2.1, whole genome shotgun sequence genome includes a region encoding these proteins:
- the LOC132149032 gene encoding serine/threonine-protein kinase 17A-like, translating to MICSGERQALSCSRSFYSTMMNRNGMVTKIRTRIRTDPFKNNYDLVGKELGRGKFAVVKKCVEKTTGKEHAAKFLRKRRKGQDCRGDILNEIAVLESAKVNPYVVALHEVYETTTEIILVLECAAGGEIFNQCVADNDEAFTEKDVIRLARQILMGVACLHQNNVVHLDLKPQNILLTSAKPLGDIRIVDFGLSRRVDSVSEVREILGTPEYVAPEVLDYEPISTATDMWSIGVLIYVMLTGESPFLGEENQETFLNVSQVNVDYSQDVFQGISDLAVDFIQSLLIKNPRKRPTVEQCLTHPWLSVDSHHHAVEAPLDEQEASQSESESESPVPSPELVVIPSYPTWLGQGELKTGRDTFSFTEPFPPRPEIQQELIC from the exons ATGATA TGCTCCGGAGAACGCCAGGCATTATCCTGCAGCAGGTCTTTTTACAGCACAATGATGAACAGGAACGGAATGGTCACAAAGATTCGCACGCGGATAAGGACCGACCCTTTCAAGAATAACTATGACCTGGTCGGCAAAGAGCTTGGCAG GGGCAAGTTTGCAGTAGTGAAGAAGTGTGTGGAGAAGACTACTGGCAAGGAGCACGCTGCGAAGTTCTTAAGGAAAAGGCGGAAGGGTCAGGACTGCCGAGGCGACATTCTGAACGAGATCGCGGTGCTGGAGTCAGCCAAGGTGAATCCCTATGTGGTGGCACTGCACGAGGTCTATGAGACAACCACAGAGATCATCCTCGTCTTAGAGTG tgCTGCCGGAGGTGAGATTTTTAACCAGTGTGTTGCCGATAACGACGAGGCCTTCACAGAGAAAGACGTCATCCGATTGGCCAGGCAGATTCTGATGGGCGTGGCATGTCTCCATCAAAACAACGTAGTTCATTTGGACCTTAAG CCTCAGAACATCCTGTTGACGAGTGCCAAGCCACTGGGTGACATCCGTATTGTCGACTTCGGCTTATCTCGGCGGGTGGACAGTGTGTCAGAGGTACGGGAGATCCTGGGCACTCCTGAGTATGTGG CTCCTGAGGTCCTGGACTATGAGCCCATCAGCACAGCTACTGACATGTG GAGCATTGGGGTGCTGATTTACGTGATGCTCACAGGCGAGTCACCTTTCCTGGGAGAAGAAAATCAGGAGACCTTCCTGAACGTCTCCCAGGTCAATGTGGACTACTCGCAGGACGTCTTTCAGGGTATCTCTGACCTCGCTGTGGATTTCATCCAGTCCCTGCTCATCAAAAACCCTAG aAAACGGCCAACTGTGGAGCAGTGTTTAACTCATCCTTGGTTAAGTGTCGACTCTCATCACCACGCTGTGGAAGCCCCTCTAGATGAGCAAGAAGCCAGCCAATCCGAATCGGAGTCTGAAAGTCCTGTCCCTTCCCCAGAACTTGTCGTCATCCCTTCATATCCCACCTGGCTGGGCCAGGGGGAGCTGAAGACGGGTCGGGACACTTTCAGTTTCACAGAACCATTCCCACCTCGTCCCGAAATACAACAAGAACTCATCTGTTAA